Within Montipora foliosa isolate CH-2021 chromosome 3, ASM3666993v2, whole genome shotgun sequence, the genomic segment AACCAAATTTTGTCCAGGAATGAGTGATGAAACACCACTTCTGGTGCGTTAGAGGAGGTAGATGAACTCCACATTGTACCTCCGATGAAGTCGTGAACATCGCTGTGGTAATTTTCGCGAACTGTACTCTCGAATAGCAGAAAATCGTTTAGCGGCAGCGCTAAAGTTCTTTTCACGTGCTGAGCGTTTCCGGTAAAGGAAATGCGCGAAAAATTTCTTTGCAGACATCCCCCTCCTGAAACGTCTAGGAGATGCCACTTGTCTTTGCTGAACGGCCCATCTTCAACACAGTGATCGTAATGATTTCCGTCTCCCCCGAGTCCATGCTCTCCCGAATTCCAGATGTCTGTATACCCAGCACTTCTCCACCAGTAGTTAGCAACCCGGCTCCAGTTCCAATAAGGCACGGTCACGCGACAGTCGATCCTGCGCAGAAGGTTCTCAAACTCAACCAAAAACCATCGATGCCACGGCAGGAAGATGAATGGTGTTTGGTGAAGCAGCTGGTCTGGAGCATTGATATGCAGGGCGACGAGCCTTTCGTAATCCAGCTTGAAATAAGTATTCACCGATGCAGTTTTGTAAGCGTAGATATACCGTTTCTTCTCCTTGATATCCATTTTTGTGAACTCCTTGCGCACGcggaaacatttgattggttttccGTTTTGACATTCACAACGCTCCTCGCATCTGTTCAGCACATAGCTCCCCTCTTCGCACCAGATGACTTCAGCTGCTGCTCCATGTTGATTTAGAGCGACTTTGTTTTCCCGTTTGCCCTCCGGGAGCCAATAAAGCCAAGCAACATAGATGTATAAAAAAAGCAACCTGAGGGCGAACTTCATCCCGGAAAACTGTGAAAAAGGGAAACGAATACAGTTTGGCGTTGTTTTGAACTAAATTTACGGTGTCCCCGACATACGACCGTTTATATCTTAACCGGTAAGACAGAGTTGAAACATACCTATGACTAATCAGTTATCAgcatataattaacaattattcaccgaagtggaggtgaatagtacttggataaGCACCTCCgggctagccaatcagcgcgcgccaaaagcactattcacttgtgtggtatatattAATGAGGTTTATTTCTTATCGGTGAGATGTAACATCACTTGTAAGTTGTCGGCTGTAACTGAAAATTGCAAATAATCTCCGTTGAACCCCCAAAAACGAAAATACACACCTTTCCTAATTGAAAAACATTCACACAAGGAAAAATTCAGTGCCTCAAGGCGAAATTTCACTGATGTACACCTAATTTTGAGCACTTAGGAGAAGACAGTTAGTGTCGTGCATCCGATA encodes:
- the LOC137996401 gene encoding tyrosinase-like, with protein sequence MKFALRLLFLYIYVAWLYWLPEGKRENKVALNQHGAAAEVIWCEEGSYVLNRCEERCECQNGKPIKCFRVRKEFTKMDIKEKKRYIYAYKTASVNTYFKLDYERLVALHINAPDQLLHQTPFIFLPWHRWFLVEFENLLRRIDCRVTVPYWNWSRVANYWWRSAGYTDIWNSGEHGLGGDGNHYDHCVEDGPFSKDKWHLLDVSGGGCLQRNFSRISFTGNAQHVKRTLALPLNDFLLFESTVRENYHSDVHDFIGGTMWSSSTSSNAPEVVFHHSFLDKIWLEWQKKGEDYKNVFYRTLPNYTMPGSNYFAWQWTDSSNLPGQVQVLYEE